One window from the genome of uncultured Tateyamaria sp. encodes:
- a CDS encoding peptidoglycan DD-metalloendopeptidase family protein produces the protein MIPMQKRSRAPLMMATCGLLVLAACDEPLDFDLRGLGGGFSTAPAAQNATADRPRPDNRGVISYPNYQVAVANRGDTLADVAARVGLPADDLASFNGVAADVPLRSGEIIALPRRVAEPSPATGAIGTGPIQPGAVDVTTLAGNAIDNAAPTPVADTPRTALPQTGQEPIRHRVERGETAFTIARLYQVPAKSLAEWNGLGADFAIREGQFLLIPVARVAAPDRADTTTTTAPGAGSPTPLPPSSAQPLPEDDTATPPAAAPAPGTPVADVGETSAPAQTAAMSLPVQGAIIRDYSKGRNEGIDIQAAPGTAVKAAAAGTVAAITKSAEGVPIIVVRHPDNLLTVYANVTDVSVTKDQSVSRGQSIAKLRDTADTAYVHFEVRDGFDSVNPNPFFE, from the coding sequence ATGATCCCGATGCAAAAGCGCAGCCGCGCGCCCCTGATGATGGCAACCTGTGGCCTGCTGGTACTGGCCGCCTGTGACGAGCCGCTGGATTTCGACCTGCGCGGTCTGGGTGGCGGGTTCTCGACCGCACCCGCGGCACAGAACGCCACCGCTGACCGGCCCCGGCCCGACAATCGCGGCGTCATCTCCTATCCCAACTATCAGGTCGCCGTCGCCAACCGGGGCGACACGCTTGCGGATGTGGCCGCCCGTGTGGGCCTGCCCGCCGACGATCTGGCAAGCTTTAACGGTGTCGCCGCCGATGTGCCCCTGCGCAGCGGCGAGATCATCGCCCTGCCCCGGCGCGTGGCCGAACCGTCGCCGGCCACCGGGGCCATCGGCACCGGACCGATCCAGCCGGGCGCGGTGGACGTGACCACGCTGGCTGGCAATGCCATCGACAATGCTGCGCCGACGCCTGTCGCAGACACCCCGCGCACCGCCTTGCCGCAGACTGGTCAGGAACCGATCCGCCACCGTGTGGAACGGGGCGAGACGGCCTTTACCATTGCGCGGCTCTATCAGGTGCCCGCCAAGTCACTGGCGGAATGGAACGGTCTGGGCGCCGATTTCGCGATCCGCGAGGGGCAGTTCCTGTTGATCCCCGTTGCACGCGTGGCCGCCCCGGACCGCGCAGACACGACCACAACAACGGCCCCCGGCGCCGGTTCACCCACCCCGCTGCCGCCCAGTTCGGCCCAGCCGTTGCCGGAGGACGACACCGCCACCCCACCTGCCGCGGCCCCGGCCCCCGGGACACCGGTTGCAGATGTCGGTGAGACCAGCGCACCCGCGCAGACAGCCGCCATGTCGCTGCCGGTGCAGGGCGCGATCATCCGCGACTATTCCAAAGGCCGGAACGAAGGCATCGACATCCAGGCGGCCCCCGGCACAGCCGTGAAGGCCGCTGCCGCAGGAACCGTCGCGGCCATCACCAAAAGCGCCGAAGGCGTGCCGATCATCGTTGTGCGCCATCCAGACAACCTGCTGACCGTTTACGCAAACGTCACCGATGTGTCCGTGACCAAGGACCAGAGCGTATCCCGGGGCCAGTCCATCGCGAAACTGCGGGACACCGCGGACACCGCCTATGTGCATTTCGAAGTGCGTGACGGTTTCGACAGCGTGAACCCCAATCCGTTCTTTGAATAG
- a CDS encoding Hint domain-containing protein, whose product MPVFYGYSFALRGIQTTVNGAANNYAFAPTGTWSYTGDTTYFVVNENDGATVFNGDGNNNETVQAQERLDGAFPQTVFIEGTERQIIWDYTFTVTDGTTTWQVAVIDVDLNNDNDLNDGADATATDEDGYFLVFPDGLPPPNTDLTIGGIVENDEFVPHGDLGGAIVCFASGTLIETPYGPRAIETLQDGDLVITDRSGPQPILWCGQTTVVANGELAPIVISAGTLGNDRDLVVSPQHAILLNDWRAELLFGQDEVLVRAKDLSCLDGVYRKPGGRVTYHHILLSSHQVVQSHGIWSETLYPGAIAMGAVGDAAQAEIARLFPDLDAYGPMCAPCLRGFEAQVLAA is encoded by the coding sequence ATGCCTGTCTTTTACGGATACAGCTTTGCCCTGCGCGGCATCCAAACCACGGTCAACGGGGCCGCCAACAACTATGCTTTCGCCCCGACAGGGACATGGAGCTATACGGGCGACACCACCTATTTCGTCGTCAACGAGAATGATGGCGCGACCGTCTTCAACGGCGACGGCAACAACAACGAAACGGTACAGGCCCAGGAACGGTTAGACGGGGCGTTTCCCCAGACCGTGTTCATCGAAGGGACCGAGCGCCAGATCATCTGGGACTATACCTTTACCGTGACGGACGGCACGACGACCTGGCAGGTCGCGGTGATCGATGTCGACCTGAACAATGACAACGACCTGAATGACGGCGCGGATGCCACGGCGACGGACGAAGACGGCTATTTCCTTGTGTTTCCGGACGGGTTGCCCCCGCCCAACACGGATCTGACCATTGGCGGCATTGTCGAGAATGACGAATTTGTCCCTCACGGCGATCTGGGCGGTGCGATCGTGTGTTTCGCATCGGGCACCTTGATTGAAACCCCCTATGGCCCCCGCGCCATCGAAACGCTGCAGGATGGCGATCTGGTCATAACAGATCGCAGCGGCCCGCAACCCATCCTGTGGTGCGGTCAAACCACGGTTGTCGCAAATGGCGAACTGGCGCCCATCGTGATCTCTGCCGGAACGCTTGGCAATGACCGTGACCTGGTTGTGTCACCGCAACATGCCATCCTCCTGAACGATTGGCGTGCCGAATTGCTGTTTGGCCAAGACGAGGTGCTGGTGCGGGCCAAGGATCTGTCATGCCTTGACGGCGTGTATCGCAAGCCCGGCGGGCGCGTGACCTATCACCATATCCTTCTGAGCAGTCACCAGGTGGTGCAATCACACGGGATCTGGAGCGAAACCCTGTATCCCGGTGCCATCGCCATGGGCGCTGTCGGTGATGCCGCACAGGCCGAGATTGCGCGCCTTTTTCCCGATCTCGACGCCTACGGCCCGATGTGTGCCCCTTGCCTGAGAGGGTTTGAGGCGCAGGTGCTGGCGGCCTAG
- a CDS encoding ATP-binding protein, whose product MIDDPMDRIAAALERMAPAPLQAPDFNAAAAFVWQTGPDRLEPVSHVSRVPLDLLLGVDRSRDTLLANTRQFAQGLPANNALLWGARGMGKSSLVKAIHGDLEAEYAQLKIVELHREDLPSVGRLLNVLREAPDARFLLFCDDLSFSHDDQHYKSLKAVLDGGIEGRPDNVILYATSNRRHLMPRDMIENERGSAINPSEAVEEKVSLSDRFGLWLGFHACDQDQYLAMIRGYCAAYGVEMDADTLRAEAIEWQATRGSRSGRVAWQFFCDLAGRRGVAI is encoded by the coding sequence GTGATCGATGATCCGATGGACCGCATCGCGGCGGCGCTGGAACGGATGGCGCCGGCCCCGCTGCAAGCGCCCGATTTCAATGCGGCCGCAGCCTTTGTCTGGCAGACCGGACCTGACCGGTTGGAGCCTGTGTCCCACGTCAGCCGCGTGCCCCTTGATCTGCTTTTGGGCGTTGACCGGTCGCGCGACACCTTGTTGGCCAATACGCGCCAGTTTGCGCAGGGACTGCCAGCCAACAACGCACTGCTCTGGGGCGCGCGGGGTATGGGAAAGTCAAGCCTTGTCAAGGCGATACATGGTGATCTTGAGGCTGAATATGCGCAGCTGAAGATCGTGGAGCTGCACCGCGAGGACTTGCCGTCGGTGGGCCGGTTGCTGAACGTGCTGCGCGAGGCGCCCGATGCGCGCTTTCTTCTGTTCTGTGACGATCTGAGCTTTAGCCATGATGACCAGCATTACAAATCGCTCAAGGCGGTTCTGGATGGGGGCATCGAAGGGCGGCCGGATAACGTGATCCTGTATGCCACGTCAAACCGCCGCCACCTGATGCCGCGTGACATGATCGAGAACGAGCGGGGCAGTGCGATCAACCCGTCCGAGGCGGTTGAGGAAAAGGTGTCGCTCTCGGACCGGTTTGGCCTGTGGCTTGGCTTTCATGCCTGCGATCAGGATCAGTATCTGGCGATGATCCGGGGCTATTGCGCGGCCTACGGGGTCGAGATGGACGCGGACACATTGAGGGCCGAGGCGATCGAATGGCAGGCCACGCGCGGGTCCCGGTCCGGGCGTGTCGCGTGGCAGTTTTTCTGCGATCTGGCCGGGCGGCGGGGCGTGGCGATCTAG
- the tatC gene encoding twin-arginine translocase subunit TatC: protein MSQSENIDDSTAPLIEHLAELRTRLIRSVIAFIIAITIFFIPIQGEFIAAHVLEFLLDPIENTLRALGDPSPTFQYTSPQEYLFTLFRVSMVFGFGIAFPVIGFQMWRFVAPGLYRQEKTAFLPFLVASPLMFILGASFAQFVVTPLAMRFLLGFADASSMFTSILGGGATPEAGDGPTIVFNGKVNESLDITLKFIMAFGLCFQLPVLLTLMGKAGLVSSEGLGNVRKYAMVGILVLAAVVTPPDVITQLILFTVVYGLYEISIWLVARVETKRDARLREEGYFDDEEDLGDLPEEDAK, encoded by the coding sequence ATGAGCCAGTCAGAGAACATTGATGACAGCACGGCGCCGCTGATCGAGCATCTGGCCGAGTTGCGCACCCGCCTGATCCGGTCCGTGATCGCGTTCATCATTGCCATCACCATCTTCTTCATCCCGATCCAGGGCGAATTCATCGCGGCCCACGTGCTGGAATTCCTGCTGGACCCGATCGAAAACACGTTGCGGGCGCTGGGTGATCCGTCGCCCACCTTCCAGTATACCAGCCCGCAGGAATACCTGTTTACACTGTTTCGGGTGTCGATGGTCTTTGGCTTCGGCATCGCCTTTCCGGTGATTGGCTTCCAGATGTGGCGCTTTGTGGCCCCGGGCCTGTACCGCCAGGAAAAGACTGCGTTTCTGCCATTTCTTGTCGCCTCGCCGTTGATGTTCATTCTGGGGGCCAGCTTTGCCCAGTTCGTGGTGACGCCGCTGGCCATGCGGTTCCTTCTGGGATTTGCCGATGCGTCGTCCATGTTCACGAGCATTCTGGGGGGTGGGGCCACGCCGGAAGCAGGTGATGGACCGACGATCGTGTTCAACGGTAAGGTCAATGAAAGCCTTGATATCACGCTGAAATTCATCATGGCCTTTGGCTTGTGCTTTCAATTGCCGGTGCTGTTGACGCTGATGGGCAAGGCGGGGCTGGTCAGTTCCGAGGGCCTTGGCAACGTGCGCAAATACGCCATGGTTGGCATCCTTGTGCTGGCCGCGGTTGTGACGCCGCCGGATGTGATCACGCAGTTGATCCTGTTTACCGTGGTGTATGGCTTGTACGAAATTTCCATCTGGTTGGTGGCCCGGGTCGAGACCAAGCGCGACGCCAGGCTGCGCGAAGAAGGGTATTTCGACGACGAGGAAGACCTTGGTGATCTGCCCGAGGAAGACGCCAAGTGA
- the tatB gene encoding Sec-independent protein translocase protein TatB, whose protein sequence is MFDLGLAELLIIGIVALIVIGPKELPVVFRNVGRFVGKARGMAREFSTAMNEAADEAGVKDIQRTIKSATNPVKSAMDGVKDATRDMTSSLTDLDPESETGKMAAEQAERAENARKIQAATARAQAERKAKEAADALAKAEELEAQAPKES, encoded by the coding sequence ATGTTTGACCTCGGGCTGGCCGAGCTGCTGATCATCGGGATCGTGGCACTGATTGTCATCGGCCCCAAGGAACTGCCCGTCGTGTTTCGCAATGTCGGGCGTTTCGTGGGCAAGGCCCGTGGCATGGCACGCGAGTTTTCGACCGCGATGAACGAGGCCGCGGACGAGGCGGGTGTCAAGGATATCCAACGTACGATCAAGTCAGCCACCAATCCGGTCAAAAGCGCCATGGATGGGGTCAAGGATGCGACGCGGGACATGACATCGTCCCTGACGGACCTCGACCCTGAAAGCGAGACTGGCAAGATGGCCGCCGAACAGGCCGAACGTGCGGAAAACGCGCGCAAGATCCAGGCCGCGACCGCCCGTGCCCAGGCCGAGCGCAAGGCAAAGGAAGCCGCTGACGCCCTGGCCAAGGCCGAAGAGCTGGAAGCACAGGCCCCGAAAGAGAGCTAA
- a CDS encoding twin-arginine translocase TatA/TatE family subunit, translating into MGIGNIGLPGLLLIAVVVLVLFGRGKISSLMGEVGKGITSFKKGISEGKEELEAAKADDAKDITPETDKDKV; encoded by the coding sequence ATGGGAATTGGAAACATCGGACTTCCGGGCCTGCTGCTGATCGCGGTTGTGGTGCTGGTGCTGTTTGGACGCGGCAAGATTTCGAGCCTGATGGGTGAGGTCGGAAAGGGCATCACCAGCTTCAAGAAGGGCATCAGCGAAGGCAAGGAAGAGCTGGAAGCGGCCAAGGCCGACGACGCCAAGGACATCACGCCCGAGACCGATAAAGACAAGGTGTAA
- a CDS encoding YafY family protein, with the protein MRRTDRLFDIIQILRDGQLHTAQDMADICEVSVRTIYRDMDTLVASGVPVQGERGVGYMITEAISLPPLTLTTEELEALNLGMAIVAEAADDTLKSAARTLADKIDAVLPERTVAEADKWKFAVYPFADAVRGFAQMPTLRAAIRARQKLRLTYHSKGDRITTRTIRPLHMEYWGRVWTLTSWCEMRNDFRVFRVDLIQSAEALPEMFVDEPGKRLADYDPNL; encoded by the coding sequence ATGCGCCGCACCGACCGCCTGTTTGACATCATCCAGATCCTGCGCGACGGACAGTTGCACACAGCGCAGGACATGGCGGATATCTGCGAAGTGTCGGTGCGCACCATCTACCGCGACATGGACACGCTGGTGGCCTCCGGCGTGCCCGTGCAGGGCGAACGCGGCGTGGGCTACATGATCACCGAAGCGATCAGCCTGCCGCCCCTGACGCTCACCACCGAAGAACTCGAGGCGCTGAACCTGGGCATGGCCATCGTGGCGGAAGCCGCCGATGACACGCTCAAATCCGCGGCCCGCACATTGGCGGACAAGATCGACGCGGTTCTGCCGGAACGCACGGTGGCCGAGGCCGACAAGTGGAAATTCGCGGTCTACCCCTTTGCGGATGCCGTGCGCGGCTTTGCCCAGATGCCCACCTTGCGCGCCGCGATCCGGGCCCGGCAGAAACTCCGGCTCACCTACCATTCCAAGGGCGACCGCATCACCACGCGCACCATCCGCCCCTTGCACATGGAATATTGGGGCCGGGTCTGGACGCTCACAAGCTGGTGCGAAATGCGCAATGACTTCCGCGTCTTCCGGGTGGACCTGATCCAAAGCGCCGAGGCACTGCCGGAAATGTTCGTGGACGAACCGGGCAAACGGCTTGCCGACTACGACCCGAACCTGTGA
- a CDS encoding Lin0512 family protein yields MAEQRLIIEMAQGVDLHGRDDTKAARRAVEQALQGASLPIFGTLGVDRDSMRVVVHIGVPRPEAVDVQMIAGVLPYGTVEVVAERGGLDVPVAGDVAVMAVAAIEVFLPVR; encoded by the coding sequence GTGGCTGAGCAGCGGTTGATCATCGAGATGGCGCAGGGTGTGGACCTGCACGGGCGCGACGATACCAAGGCGGCGCGGCGCGCGGTGGAGCAGGCCTTGCAGGGGGCATCCTTGCCGATCTTTGGCACGCTGGGTGTGGACCGGGACAGCATGCGCGTGGTCGTGCACATTGGCGTGCCACGGCCCGAGGCGGTGGATGTGCAGATGATTGCCGGGGTGTTGCCCTATGGGACGGTCGAGGTTGTGGCCGAGCGGGGCGGGCTGGACGTGCCGGTCGCGGGTGATGTGGCCGTGATGGCGGTGGCGGCGATTGAAGTGTTCTTGCCGGTGCGCTGA
- a CDS encoding Lin0512 family protein: MKDPMIVEFGLGTSLRRGSYTEAAARAIRAALWRNSINLAEYMGVGKEDMRIEVHIGCARPELVDTSVLAEVFPYGATSFVVGHGGLDVARPEGVGNPTVMAQAALVVSVEMQGG, from the coding sequence ATGAAGGATCCGATGATTGTGGAGTTTGGCCTGGGCACCTCGCTGCGCCGGGGCAGTTATACCGAGGCCGCGGCGCGGGCGATCCGGGCGGCGTTGTGGCGCAACTCGATCAATCTGGCCGAATATATGGGCGTGGGCAAAGAGGATATGCGCATCGAAGTGCATATCGGCTGTGCACGGCCTGAGCTGGTGGATACCAGCGTTCTGGCCGAGGTGTTTCCCTATGGCGCGACGTCCTTTGTCGTGGGGCATGGGGGGCTTGATGTGGCCCGTCCCGAAGGCGTGGGCAATCCGACCGTGATGGCGCAGGCCGCACTGGTTGTGTCGGTGGAGATGCAGGGTGGCTGA
- a CDS encoding ABC transporter ATP-binding protein has product MTAPRLEIRNLVRSFGGRRVVDGVSLSIQPGQVTCLLGPSGCGKSTTLRMIAGVEMQDTGEIYVDGKLICDTRFRVPPERREIGLMFQDFALFPHLSVEGNVAYGLSGGRAEKRARVEEMLARVRMERFIDMYPHQLSGGEQQRIALARALAPRPRIMLMDEPFSGLDNRLRDGIRDETLAILKEEDTGVLLVTHEPEEAMRMADEIALMRDGQIVQQGAPYNVYTRPVDRASVAFFSDANRLHAVVEGALAMTPFGRFLAPGVADGTQVDIVFRPQHVKIDFDRAGVGPGPTAAEGTAARAHVVRARFMGNESLVEFRLDDGLAVIKATVPGVFLPQPDTVMWLRVRRDKCYVFPSAEAAE; this is encoded by the coding sequence GTGACAGCGCCTCGGCTGGAAATTCGCAATCTGGTGCGCAGCTTTGGCGGGCGGCGCGTGGTGGATGGGGTCAGCCTGTCGATCCAACCGGGGCAGGTGACGTGCCTGTTGGGGCCGTCGGGCTGTGGCAAGTCCACCACCTTGCGCATGATCGCGGGTGTCGAGATGCAGGACACCGGCGAGATCTATGTCGATGGCAAGCTGATCTGTGATACGCGGTTCCGCGTGCCACCGGAACGGCGCGAAATTGGCCTGATGTTTCAGGACTTTGCCCTGTTTCCGCATCTGAGCGTCGAAGGCAATGTCGCCTATGGGTTGAGCGGCGGCCGCGCTGAAAAGCGCGCACGGGTCGAAGAGATGCTTGCCCGAGTACGGATGGAGCGGTTCATCGACATGTATCCGCACCAGTTGTCGGGCGGCGAACAACAGCGCATTGCGCTGGCCCGTGCCCTGGCCCCGCGGCCGCGCATCATGCTGATGGACGAGCCGTTTTCGGGCCTCGACAACCGGTTGCGCGACGGCATCCGGGACGAGACGCTCGCGATCCTCAAGGAAGAGGACACAGGTGTGCTGCTGGTGACCCACGAGCCCGAGGAAGCCATGCGCATGGCCGACGAGATTGCACTGATGCGCGACGGGCAGATCGTGCAGCAGGGCGCACCCTATAACGTCTATACCCGGCCCGTGGACCGGGCATCGGTTGCGTTTTTCAGTGATGCGAACCGGTTGCACGCGGTGGTGGAGGGGGCCTTGGCCATGACACCCTTTGGCCGCTTCCTGGCCCCCGGCGTGGCCGATGGAACGCAGGTCGATATCGTGTTTCGCCCGCAGCATGTGAAGATCGACTTTGACCGGGCCGGGGTGGGGCCGGGGCCGACAGCGGCCGAGGGCACCGCGGCGCGCGCCCATGTGGTGCGGGCGCGGTTCATGGGCAACGAAAGCCTGGTCGAATTTCGGCTGGATGACGGTTTGGCCGTCATCAAGGCGACTGTCCCCGGCGTGTTCCTGCCCCAGCCGGACACCGTCATGTGGCTGCGGGTGCGCCGCGACAAGTGCTATGTATTTCCCAGCGCGGAGGCGGCGGAATGA
- a CDS encoding sodium:proline symporter: MTPIALIALFVVLIGTSVLAAPRRASVDGFFSGRMGGRAPGLWVLVLSQVTTWIFARSLMNAAILGYFYGIAGTLAYAAYYGSFLTGGFIVARLRAQGAGSVQDWLEDHFGAAGTGAYNLVIALRLLSEVFANLLVVGLIAGAVIDGSGTVAILVVAAVGLAYSAWGGLSAALRTDVVQMVVFLAVFGIAFLYLVLSPGFSIGAVLTAPGTAGAWNGWVLLAVAALQVFSYPAHDPVMMDRGFIADDATTRRSFLHAFWLSVICIIGFGFFGIQASLVGAAYEGELIGTWGAMFPMWVFALLMLSLLVSALSTLDSALSSSARLVVEELALAPRTLLGGRTVMLVFMVLGVALTLWGNATLFDAVAVSGTASMFLTPVLIVGLVMGRRVPVWSYLAAFAAAMLGALAYFGRAWPSVAAVLPEGHKYEQLLVICVLVLGVGFAAVLAGARRA, encoded by the coding sequence ATGACCCCCATCGCCTTGATCGCACTTTTTGTCGTCTTGATCGGGACGAGCGTTTTGGCGGCCCCCCGCCGGGCGTCGGTGGACGGGTTTTTCTCGGGCCGGATGGGCGGACGGGCACCGGGTCTCTGGGTTCTTGTGCTGAGCCAGGTCACCACCTGGATATTTGCAAGGTCCCTGATGAACGCCGCCATCCTAGGCTACTTTTACGGCATTGCGGGCACGCTGGCCTATGCGGCCTACTACGGCAGCTTTCTGACCGGTGGCTTCATCGTGGCCCGCCTGCGTGCCCAGGGGGCCGGATCGGTGCAGGATTGGTTGGAAGATCATTTCGGGGCGGCTGGCACCGGGGCCTATAACCTGGTGATTGCACTGCGGCTTTTGTCGGAAGTGTTCGCGAATCTGCTGGTTGTGGGCCTGATCGCCGGGGCGGTGATCGACGGCAGCGGAACGGTTGCCATTCTGGTGGTGGCGGCGGTTGGCCTTGCCTATTCGGCGTGGGGCGGGCTGAGTGCGGCGCTGCGCACGGATGTGGTGCAGATGGTTGTGTTTCTGGCCGTGTTCGGCATTGCGTTCCTGTACCTGGTGCTGAGCCCCGGTTTTTCGATCGGTGCGGTTCTGACGGCGCCGGGGACGGCGGGCGCGTGGAATGGTTGGGTGCTGCTGGCCGTGGCGGCGTTGCAGGTGTTTTCCTATCCGGCACATGACCCCGTCATGATGGACCGCGGGTTCATCGCGGATGACGCCACGACGCGCCGGTCGTTCCTGCATGCGTTCTGGCTGTCGGTGATCTGCATCATCGGGTTCGGGTTCTTTGGCATTCAGGCAAGCCTTGTGGGCGCGGCATATGAGGGCGAATTGATCGGGACCTGGGGCGCGATGTTCCCGATGTGGGTTTTTGCCCTGCTGATGCTGTCGCTGCTGGTGTCGGCCCTGTCCACACTGGATTCGGCCCTGTCATCATCCGCGCGCCTGGTGGTCGAGGAACTGGCCCTGGCACCGCGTACGTTGCTGGGCGGGCGCACGGTGATGCTGGTCTTCATGGTGCTGGGCGTGGCGCTGACGCTTTGGGGCAATGCGACGCTGTTTGATGCGGTGGCTGTCAGCGGCACGGCGTCCATGTTCCTGACACCGGTCCTGATCGTTGGTCTGGTGATGGGGCGGAGGGTGCCGGTCTGGTCGTATCTGGCGGCCTTTGCTGCGGCGATGCTGGGCGCGCTGGCCTATTTCGGACGGGCCTGGCCCAGCGTTGCCGCCGTGCTGCCGGAGGGGCACAAATACGAGCAGTTGCTGGTGATCTGTGTCCTTGTCCTGGGCGTTGGATTTGCGGCGGTGCTTGCGGGCGCGCGGCGGGCCTGA